Part of the Crossiella cryophila genome, GCCGCGATCAGCTCGGCGTCGGTCAGCGGCACCAGGTGCCCGGACTTCGGCGCCAGCACGTGGCGGCCGCCGGTGGAGACCAGGGCCCGCCGCCGATGTGACTCGGTGGCGGCCTCCCGGGTGCCGCGCGGCATGCCGGGGGAGTCCAGCGCGCCGGAGATGGTGGTGACCGGGATGCCGGGCAGGGCAGTCGGATTGTCCCGCAGGGCCACCAGGTCGGTGGGCACCGAGGCCAGTTCGGCGGCCCTGGTCCGCACCACCGCGGGGGTGAAGCCCTCGCGGCGGATGTCGGCGCGTGGCCCCGGCGGGAGGGCGGCGGTGGGCCGGCGGTAGGCGAGGCCGAGCAGGCGGAAGCGGACCAGCCACTTGGTCAGCGCCTGGCCGATCCGCTCGGCCTTGCGCACCTGCTCGGTGAACAGGATCTCGCACAGCTCGTCGGTGGCGTCCACCAGCACCACCCCGGCGATCCGCGCCGGGGT contains:
- a CDS encoding alpha/beta fold hydrolase; its protein translation is MSIARLPDGRELYYERVAGPAGSDAPTVVFESGLAASRSFWGLVQPEVAAFADSVCYDRSGLGRSPASSGPRHAAQLAADLGGLLDHLGAGPFVLVGHSWGGPIVRLAAAATPARIAGVVLVDATDELCEILFTEQVRKAERIGQALTKWLVRFRLLGLAYRRPTAALPPGPRADIRREGFTPAVVRTRAAELASVPTDLVALRDNPTALPGIPVTTISGALDSPGMPRGTREAATESHRRRALVSTGGRHVLAPKSGHLVPLTDAELIAAEIQRISRAQPIADSSA